One Methanohalophilus mahii DSM 5219 genomic window carries:
- a CDS encoding CooT family nickel-binding protein, translating to MCELKAVLESGEGNRDIIIESATRVVVEGDEIELTGIFGEKENVQGSIKEINFSKGELIILGND from the coding sequence ATGTGTGAACTAAAAGCAGTTCTGGAAAGTGGAGAAGGAAATAGAGACATTATTATAGAATCGGCTACACGCGTGGTTGTGGAAGGAGACGAAATTGAACTTACAGGCATATTCGGTGAAAAAGAAAATGTGCAGGGTTCGATAAAGGAAATCAATTTCTCAAAGGGAGAACTTATAATACTCGGAAATGATTAA
- a CDS encoding histidine kinase dimerization/phosphoacceptor domain -containing protein has protein sequence MEVSDLAWKDLSLRFKLVLYIVVSVFLILSISSSVVISTVTFQEEQLAYDQSSKMAQSYANQFNADMKSNMAIARDIATTMGVIHDSSTREEASDVIRCILEDNPQLIGTYSGFEPDAFDGEDERYINTIAHDKTGRFLPYWNRIGGDVDVEPLVDYSTSDYYQLPKRTKQDELTEPYYYQGAFLVSYVSPIIENDEFIGIGGVDVSLDYVDNTVSSVKAFETGYLFMVSNTGIIVSHPTRKDWISSKTLRDFDNPVFHEVASDIEKGKNGHVDIIDPSNGEDVILFYEPISTGNYSILLSVPKDEIFAGVASLRSMLFTIYTFSIVFMGLMAYLIAASFTNRINGIVDEFRTISDSALKGDLDIRANTDVDIDFKKIPEGLNEVLDSLQDANRLRAEMEAVVNRSPVVVFKWKSQKNWPVEFVSRNISQFGYTQDEFTNGHITYADIVVPGDLENVEQKLLEAVNRGDKEFNYEYRIITRDGEVKWVEERTFIGSFSANSSNKLQGIILDINERKKAEETLKKMEKIRIKEIHHRIKNNLQVVSGLLYLESLNFKSDEVMEAFKQSENRVRSIALIHEKLYHSENLTSLNLSDYVEDLVEHLINSYNVDEDTIKIHLNVENLYLDMDSAVPLGIIINELTSNALQHAFIEGENGVINIDFFKYAGQFILKVEDSGGAFPADIDFRNTDSLGLQLVSNLVSQIDGDIELDTTDYRTCFRITFREKEV, from the coding sequence ATGGAAGTGAGTGATTTGGCATGGAAAGACCTGTCACTCAGGTTTAAACTTGTTCTGTATATTGTGGTAAGTGTTTTTCTGATCCTGTCTATTTCATCTTCAGTAGTCATATCAACGGTTACTTTTCAGGAGGAACAGCTTGCTTATGACCAGTCTTCTAAAATGGCACAAAGTTATGCCAATCAATTCAATGCAGATATGAAGTCCAATATGGCCATTGCAAGGGATATAGCCACCACAATGGGCGTTATTCATGACTCTTCTACAAGAGAGGAAGCCAGCGATGTAATACGCTGTATACTTGAGGATAATCCTCAGCTGATAGGAACTTATAGTGGCTTTGAGCCTGATGCTTTTGATGGAGAGGATGAACGGTACATAAATACCATCGCTCATGATAAAACGGGCAGGTTTCTTCCCTACTGGAACAGGATTGGGGGGGATGTAGATGTTGAGCCGCTTGTTGATTACAGTACATCAGATTATTACCAGTTGCCCAAACGGACAAAACAGGATGAATTAACCGAACCCTATTATTATCAGGGTGCATTTCTTGTGAGTTATGTCTCTCCGATAATTGAGAACGATGAATTCATAGGTATAGGCGGGGTGGATGTAAGTCTGGATTACGTAGACAATACGGTTAGTAGTGTCAAAGCGTTTGAGACCGGTTATCTGTTTATGGTAAGTAATACGGGGATTATTGTTTCCCATCCAACAAGGAAGGATTGGATTAGTTCCAAAACGCTCAGGGACTTTGACAATCCCGTCTTTCATGAGGTTGCCAGTGATATTGAAAAGGGCAAAAATGGTCATGTCGATATCATTGACCCGTCAAATGGGGAAGATGTGATACTCTTTTATGAACCCATATCCACGGGCAATTATTCAATTCTTCTTTCTGTTCCGAAGGATGAAATATTTGCAGGTGTAGCTTCCTTAAGGTCGATGTTGTTCACGATCTATACATTTTCCATCGTTTTTATGGGACTGATGGCATATCTTATTGCAGCCTCTTTTACCAATCGGATAAACGGGATTGTGGATGAGTTCAGGACTATTTCGGATTCAGCTCTTAAAGGCGATCTTGACATCAGGGCAAATACTGATGTAGACATTGATTTCAAGAAGATTCCGGAAGGACTCAATGAGGTCCTTGATAGCTTGCAGGACGCAAACCGGTTGCGTGCAGAAATGGAAGCTGTAGTAAACCGCAGCCCTGTAGTCGTATTCAAGTGGAAGTCCCAGAAGAATTGGCCGGTAGAATTTGTATCCAGGAACATTTCCCAGTTTGGTTATACTCAGGATGAGTTTACAAATGGTCATATTACCTATGCGGATATAGTAGTGCCTGGAGATCTTGAAAATGTTGAGCAAAAACTCCTTGAAGCAGTTAACAGAGGCGATAAGGAATTTAATTATGAATATCGCATAATTACAAGGGACGGAGAGGTCAAGTGGGTTGAGGAGAGAACTTTTATTGGTAGTTTTTCTGCAAATTCATCAAATAAATTACAGGGGATTATTCTGGATATCAATGAACGTAAAAAGGCCGAAGAGACTTTGAAAAAGATGGAAAAGATTCGAATTAAGGAGATCCATCACAGGATTAAAAATAATTTGCAGGTCGTTTCCGGTCTTCTTTACCTTGAATCTCTCAATTTTAAATCGGATGAAGTTATGGAGGCCTTCAAGCAAAGTGAGAACAGAGTACGTTCAATTGCCCTGATCCATGAAAAGCTGTATCATTCAGAAAACCTCACCAGTCTCAATTTATCGGATTATGTCGAAGATCTTGTTGAACATCTCATCAATTCCTATAATGTTGACGAGGATACTATCAAAATTCATCTTAATGTCGAGAATCTATATCTGGATATGGATTCTGCCGTACCTCTGGGCATTATCATTAATGAATTGACTTCAAATGCTTTGCAACATGCTTTTATTGAGGGTGAGAATGGAGTTATTAACATTGACTTTTTTAAGTATGCAGGTCAATTCATACTAAAGGTTGAAGATTCGGGAGGTGCCTTCCCGGCTGATATCGACTTCAGAAATACCGACTCACTGGGCTTACAACTTGTTTCCAATCTTGTAAGCCAGATCGATGGGGATATTGAACTTGATACTACAGATTACAGGACCTGTTTCAGGATTACTTTTAGGGAAAAAGAGGTGTGA
- a CDS encoding response regulator translates to MNKSRILVVEDEAIVAMVIKRRLKDLGYIVSGVASTGRDAITKVEGTFPDLVLMDIRLKGDMNGIEATKIIRDRFSLPVVYLTAHSDDVTFKKAKETDPDGYILKPFTEKDLSTTIEIALHKFRKEKEN, encoded by the coding sequence TTGAATAAATCACGAATACTGGTTGTAGAAGATGAAGCTATAGTGGCAATGGTAATAAAACGCCGTTTGAAAGATCTGGGTTATATTGTTTCAGGCGTTGCCTCTACAGGAAGGGATGCTATTACTAAGGTAGAAGGGACATTCCCGGATTTGGTGCTTATGGATATCAGGCTTAAAGGGGACATGAATGGTATCGAAGCAACCAAAATAATCAGAGATAGATTTTCCCTTCCGGTGGTCTATCTTACGGCCCATTCGGATGATGTAACTTTTAAAAAAGCTAAAGAAACAGATCCGGATGGATATATACTTAAGCCTTTTACTGAAAAGGATCTAAGTACTACCATTGAGATCGCGCTTCACAAATTCCGTAAAGAAAAAGAAAATTGA
- a CDS encoding helix-turn-helix transcriptional regulator — MLLLMEGPRNIDQIKTSLNVTSRGMMPQIKKLKEKYLIVEENEQYCLSTIGELIVEKMLPLLNTIEMVSNDDTYLEAHDLSELPPKLFRRLYELGNYLLIEPDLNHTFEIPREFTENLLKSKNIKSIISFYRPEYPDIYCELMEHAESMSLIMTPPVFERMKQSCDSKMARLIRAPHIHVYIFPENCRPPGLDTSDRFTYISFLDKNGRYDHKDIMSFDESALKWGGELFDYYCSLCEKIEI; from the coding sequence TTGCTTCTTTTAATGGAAGGCCCCAGGAACATCGATCAGATAAAGACATCTCTGAATGTGACTTCCAGGGGGATGATGCCCCAGATTAAAAAACTGAAAGAGAAGTACCTTATAGTCGAAGAGAATGAACAATACTGTCTTTCCACCATCGGAGAACTAATTGTTGAGAAAATGCTTCCTCTTTTGAATACGATAGAGATGGTGAGCAATGATGATACCTATCTGGAAGCACATGACTTAAGTGAACTACCACCAAAATTATTTCGCAGACTGTATGAACTTGGGAATTACCTTTTGATTGAACCTGATTTAAACCATACATTTGAAATCCCCCGGGAATTCACTGAAAACCTGCTCAAGTCCAAAAATATAAAATCGATAATCTCCTTTTACCGACCGGAATATCCTGATATTTATTGTGAATTAATGGAACATGCAGAGAGCATGTCTTTGATCATGACGCCACCGGTTTTTGAAAGAATGAAACAGTCCTGTGATTCTAAAATGGCCCGTCTTATAAGGGCTCCACATATTCATGTGTATATTTTCCCGGAAAATTGCAGACCCCCGGGCCTTGACACTTCAGATCGTTTTACTTACATAAGTTTTCTTGATAAAAACGGCCGTTATGATCATAAAGATATAATGAGTTTTGATGAGAGTGCCCTGAAATGGGGAGGGGAGCTTTTCGACTATTATTGCTCTCTTTGTGAAAAGATTGAAATTTGA
- a CDS encoding helix-turn-helix domain-containing protein has product MSVKNPLGEKISQLRQSREMSQEELAKASNNDVELIDKLENGALVPSLTPLFNIARALGVRLGTFLDDAPQNGPVLVKSGKSKHVVRFSGKCSNCKESSLEFNSLAADKQDRHMEPFIIDVHPQKGEHPLSSHEGEEFIYVLEGEIEILYGKETYNLEAGDSIYYDSVVPHDLHAVDEDARIMAVVYTPY; this is encoded by the coding sequence ATGTCTGTAAAAAACCCCCTCGGCGAAAAGATAAGCCAGCTCAGACAATCCAGGGAGATGTCACAGGAAGAACTGGCAAAAGCAAGTAACAACGATGTTGAACTGATAGATAAACTGGAAAACGGAGCTCTTGTTCCCTCACTGACACCTCTTTTTAACATTGCAAGAGCCCTGGGCGTCCGACTTGGCACTTTCCTTGATGATGCACCCCAGAACGGCCCGGTACTTGTAAAATCAGGTAAATCAAAACATGTTGTCCGCTTCTCCGGCAAATGTTCCAATTGCAAAGAGAGTTCACTTGAATTCAACTCACTGGCAGCTGACAAACAGGACCGTCATATGGAACCTTTCATAATTGATGTACATCCACAAAAAGGAGAACATCCCCTATCATCCCACGAGGGAGAAGAATTTATTTATGTGCTGGAAGGTGAAATCGAGATTCTCTACGGAAAAGAAACCTACAATCTTGAAGCCGGTGACAGTATCTACTACGATTCCGTAGTTCCCCACGACCTGCATGCGGTTGATGAAGATGCAAGAATAATGGCAGTTGTATACACCCCTTACTAA
- a CDS encoding methyltransferase cognate corrinoid protein yields the protein MGKQEMYDKLRDAIVNQDINGAGPLVQEALDAGFTPFEIINDGLSVGMKIIGDKFEAAEVYLPQIMMSAKAMKAAMEILDPILAEDETSESVGTCIKFVQEGDIHDIGHRLVATMLGANGFTVIDMGVDVPNDKVIEEVAAHKGEKLMLSGSALMTTSMLGQKDVMRLLEEEGLRDSVKVMFGGAPVTDSWIKEIGADATAENAAEAANVALELMKK from the coding sequence ATGGGAAAACAGGAAATGTATGATAAACTCAGAGATGCGATTGTCAACCAGGACATCAATGGTGCTGGCCCCCTCGTCCAGGAAGCCTTGGATGCAGGTTTTACTCCTTTTGAGATCATCAATGATGGTCTGTCTGTCGGTATGAAGATCATCGGTGACAAATTCGAAGCCGCCGAAGTCTACCTTCCACAGATCATGATGTCTGCCAAGGCAATGAAAGCCGCCATGGAAATTCTTGATCCGATCCTTGCAGAGGATGAGACCTCAGAATCCGTCGGAACCTGCATCAAGTTCGTCCAGGAAGGAGACATCCATGACATCGGTCACAGGCTTGTTGCAACCATGCTCGGTGCAAACGGTTTCACTGTTATCGACATGGGTGTTGACGTACCCAACGACAAGGTCATTGAAGAAGTAGCAGCCCACAAAGGCGAGAAACTTATGCTCTCCGGCTCTGCCCTTATGACCACTTCCATGCTCGGTCAGAAAGACGTCATGCGTCTGCTTGAAGAAGAAGGTCTGCGTGACTCTGTGAAAGTAATGTTCGGTGGCGCTCCGGTCACAGATTCCTGGATTAAGGAAATCGGTGCTGACGCAACAGCAGAAAACGCAGCTGAGGCAGCCAACGTTGCTCTTGAATTAATGAAAAAATAA
- a CDS encoding AMP-binding protein yields MVKKYPQKDFMVYPDRNLRFNYSQFNERVDDLAKGLLALGLKKGDHIGIWARNIPDWLTFFFAASKIGAVLVTVNTAYRSHELAYVVKQSDMKALAIIDGFRNVDYVQTVYDIVPELKTQQRGNLNSKEFPELNHVIYIGQEKHRGMYNTRELLLLGKHGSDGELAKIKASTTADDVANMQYTSGTTGFPKGVMLTHKNILNNGYYIGEKQKFTDQDRLCLPVPLFHCFGIVLGVLAALSHGATLVMLETFDPLLVLAAVQKEKCTALYGVPTMFIAELNHPMFDMFDLSSLRTGIMAGSPCPIETMKKVISDMHCDEITIAYGLTEASPVMTQTSTDDTIERRVSTVGIAMPQIEVKVVDPDTGEKLGPGQQGEICCRGYNIMKGYYKMPEKTAETIDKDGWLHSGDLGTMDEYGYYKITGRIKDMIIRGGENIYPREIEEFLYTIDGVRDAQVIGIPDDKYGEIVGAFVMIQEGSDLSEEDIRDYSMQKIAKYKVPKHVFIVDEYPMTASGKIQKFKLRKMATELLEKKQKEEQI; encoded by the coding sequence ATGGTAAAAAAATATCCTCAAAAGGATTTTATGGTTTATCCAGACCGGAATCTTCGTTTTAATTACAGTCAATTCAATGAGCGTGTGGATGACCTGGCAAAAGGTTTGCTTGCCCTGGGACTTAAAAAGGGAGATCACATAGGCATATGGGCACGTAATATTCCCGACTGGCTGACTTTCTTTTTTGCCGCTTCCAAGATCGGTGCAGTACTTGTAACTGTAAATACCGCATACCGAAGCCACGAACTTGCGTATGTGGTAAAACAGTCCGATATGAAAGCACTGGCTATAATTGATGGATTCAGGAATGTTGACTATGTTCAAACTGTATATGACATTGTGCCTGAACTCAAAACACAGCAAAGAGGCAATCTTAACAGCAAGGAATTCCCCGAACTGAATCATGTTATCTATATCGGACAGGAAAAACACAGGGGTATGTACAATACCCGTGAATTGCTTCTGCTTGGAAAACATGGTTCTGACGGCGAACTTGCAAAAATAAAGGCATCCACTACCGCTGATGATGTGGCCAACATGCAGTACACATCCGGTACAACCGGTTTCCCAAAAGGGGTAATGCTGACCCACAAAAATATCCTCAACAACGGTTATTACATCGGTGAAAAACAAAAATTCACAGATCAAGATCGCCTGTGCCTGCCTGTGCCCCTATTCCACTGTTTTGGGATTGTCCTCGGGGTACTTGCAGCGCTGAGCCATGGGGCAACGCTGGTGATGCTTGAAACATTTGATCCGCTCCTTGTACTTGCAGCGGTCCAGAAGGAGAAATGTACGGCCCTCTACGGCGTACCTACCATGTTCATTGCAGAACTCAACCATCCAATGTTCGACATGTTTGACCTGTCATCACTGCGTACAGGAATCATGGCTGGTTCACCGTGTCCCATCGAAACCATGAAGAAGGTCATTTCGGATATGCACTGTGATGAGATCACAATTGCTTACGGTCTCACGGAAGCCTCTCCGGTAATGACCCAGACCAGTACCGATGATACCATTGAAAGGAGAGTCAGTACCGTTGGTATAGCAATGCCACAAATAGAAGTTAAGGTCGTTGATCCGGATACAGGAGAAAAACTCGGCCCGGGACAGCAGGGCGAAATCTGCTGCCGTGGATACAATATAATGAAAGGTTACTACAAAATGCCTGAAAAGACAGCCGAAACAATCGATAAAGATGGATGGCTTCACAGCGGTGATCTGGGGACAATGGATGAATATGGATACTACAAGATAACCGGACGTATCAAGGATATGATCATTCGCGGCGGGGAAAATATCTACCCAAGAGAGATAGAAGAATTCCTGTACACCATAGACGGTGTCCGGGATGCACAGGTGATAGGTATCCCGGATGACAAATACGGTGAAATCGTGGGTGCTTTTGTAATGATTCAGGAAGGGTCTGACCTGAGCGAAGAAGACATACGTGATTACAGTATGCAGAAAATTGCAAAATATAAGGTTCCAAAACACGTCTTCATCGTGGATGAATACCCAATGACAGCAAGCGGTAAGATCCAGAAATTCAAGTTGCGCAAGATGGCGACTGAGTTACTGGAAAAGAAGCAGAAAGAAGAGCAAATTTAA
- a CDS encoding helix-turn-helix transcriptional regulator, translating into MAPEELIDTIFLSDKRERFLLLLLEGPTDIKKVKNHLNVTSSSILPQIKKLREKGLVSKDDEGIYDLTTTGRLIVENLSPLVCMLDVFDSKEYYWETRDMDVIPRHLLENIGQLGAVEVIEPDLDHMYDLQPQLHSNMLKSNYIKSLISFFHPDHVEVFNSLSSQGKNLELVFTGSVMERILAQSPSDMQKLIERSNVDVRLLRENDYIPSLTIGDDFTYFCFFNKSHMYDHRDIISFTEGSIEWGTQLFVYCCDLSVPVSSEMLAEIINGSE; encoded by the coding sequence ATGGCTCCAGAGGAACTTATTGACACTATATTTCTTTCCGACAAGAGGGAAAGATTCCTTTTGCTCTTGCTTGAAGGTCCCACTGATATTAAAAAGGTAAAAAACCACCTTAATGTAACCTCATCCTCCATTCTTCCTCAAATCAAAAAACTAAGGGAAAAAGGTCTTGTCTCCAAAGATGACGAGGGAATCTATGATCTTACGACTACCGGGCGGTTAATAGTTGAAAACCTGTCACCCCTTGTATGTATGCTTGATGTTTTTGATTCCAAAGAATATTACTGGGAAACACGTGATATGGATGTAATTCCCCGTCATTTACTGGAAAATATAGGTCAGTTGGGTGCAGTTGAAGTCATTGAACCCGATCTTGACCACATGTATGATCTGCAGCCGCAGTTGCATTCAAATATGCTTAAATCCAACTACATTAAATCTCTGATTTCTTTTTTCCATCCTGATCATGTTGAAGTTTTTAATTCCCTCTCTTCTCAAGGCAAGAATCTGGAATTGGTTTTTACGGGTTCAGTAATGGAGAGAATACTGGCACAATCGCCTTCAGATATGCAAAAATTGATCGAGCGGTCAAATGTTGATGTCAGGCTTTTGCGGGAAAACGACTACATTCCTTCATTAACTATTGGTGACGATTTTACTTACTTCTGTTTTTTCAATAAATCACATATGTATGACCACAGGGACATAATAAGTTTCACTGAAGGTTCAATTGAATGGGGGACACAACTATTTGTTTATTGTTGTGATCTTTCTGTTCCTGTTTCCTCTGAGATGCTGGCTGAAATCATAAATGGAAGTGAGTGA
- a CDS encoding thioredoxin family protein — MSSHCRAIEPHFREYSKQYGDSVNFVMVNPRENPGIATRYNIRGTTTFLYFCDGNLIKTHVGAMHPANLKRSIDEMIHNGSECAKRTTALDYDISLYE; from the coding sequence ATGTCCTCTCATTGCAGGGCTATTGAACCTCATTTCAGAGAGTATTCAAAACAGTATGGGGATTCAGTTAATTTTGTGATGGTTAACCCCAGAGAAAATCCCGGTATTGCAACAAGATATAATATTCGGGGCACTACCACATTTCTCTACTTCTGCGATGGAAATCTCATAAAAACACATGTTGGAGCCATGCATCCTGCCAATTTGAAAAGAAGTATAGATGAAATGATACATAATGGCAGTGAATGTGCTAAAAGAACAACGGCGCTGGATTATGATATATCGCTTTATGAGTAA
- a CDS encoding acyl-CoA thioesterase: MFTLTVAPRFGDIDGLRHVNNTVIPEWFEMGRNPIFRIFTPDLDLTPEKWRLIMARTEFDFLGEMYFDGDVEIRTYIARLGNSSFTIGHEAWQRGELKAKGKAVIVHYDFMEKKSLPIPPEIRTKLEEHLIEEQ; this comes from the coding sequence ATGTTCACACTAACAGTTGCTCCGCGTTTTGGAGATATTGACGGACTTCGTCATGTAAATAATACCGTAATTCCCGAATGGTTCGAAATGGGGAGAAATCCCATATTCCGGATATTTACTCCCGATCTGGACCTCACTCCGGAAAAATGGCGTCTTATTATGGCTCGCACAGAATTCGATTTCCTGGGAGAGATGTATTTTGACGGGGATGTCGAAATACGCACCTATATTGCCCGCCTGGGTAATTCTTCTTTTACAATCGGGCATGAAGCCTGGCAAAGAGGAGAATTAAAAGCAAAAGGTAAAGCAGTAATTGTACATTATGATTTCATGGAAAAGAAGTCTTTACCAATTCCACCTGAGATACGTACAAAGCTCGAGGAACACCTGATAGAGGAACAGTAA
- a CDS encoding damage-control phosphatase ARMT1 family protein, which translates to MKMDPRCTYCLLSRVHYEAELATDDKDKIYRAITECMDVMRNTYKPGVAAGVVSTAVHRKAYEIIENNDPYYNLKELSNSTAQKVYPAAKDLIYQNEPSLKEAFRRAILAAVIGNYFDFGVMGFDVGEDVFDETFMNVFYKGLDVDDTSEMFKMLDNVVYVADNCGEIILDTFVFDLIKKTGGNITLVVRGEPILTDVTMADVRQLNLEDKVDRVLTTGCNAIGVAFDEAPQELLEAFDKASLIISKGMANYETLSERKMGPIAYLLQTKCESVAQDMGLEKGYSVAKLMR; encoded by the coding sequence ATGAAAATGGACCCACGCTGTACTTACTGCCTTCTTTCAAGAGTACACTACGAAGCAGAACTTGCAACAGACGACAAAGATAAAATTTACAGGGCGATTACAGAATGCATGGATGTAATGCGGAATACCTACAAGCCGGGTGTTGCTGCAGGAGTGGTATCAACAGCCGTACACAGAAAAGCCTATGAAATAATTGAAAACAACGATCCATATTATAACTTAAAGGAACTTAGCAACAGCACTGCACAAAAAGTATATCCTGCTGCTAAAGACCTTATCTATCAAAATGAACCATCCCTGAAAGAAGCATTCAGAAGAGCGATACTTGCAGCGGTCATAGGAAATTATTTTGATTTTGGTGTCATGGGTTTTGATGTTGGAGAGGATGTTTTTGATGAGACATTCATGAACGTCTTTTACAAAGGACTTGACGTTGACGATACATCCGAAATGTTCAAAATGCTTGATAACGTGGTTTATGTAGCGGACAATTGCGGCGAAATTATTCTTGATACATTTGTTTTTGACCTCATCAAAAAGACAGGAGGAAATATAACACTTGTCGTTCGGGGAGAACCAATATTAACCGATGTAACTATGGCAGACGTCAGGCAGCTCAATCTGGAAGATAAAGTAGACAGGGTTTTGACTACAGGATGTAATGCAATTGGAGTTGCTTTTGATGAGGCACCGCAAGAATTACTGGAAGCCTTTGACAAAGCAAGTCTTATTATCAGCAAAGGTATGGCAAATTACGAAACACTTTCAGAAAGGAAAATGGGCCCCATTGCCTACCTGCTGCAGACAAAATGCGAAAGTGTTGCCCAAGACATGGGTCTTGAGAAGGGTTATTCGGTTGCCAAACTCATGAGGTGA
- a CDS encoding helix-turn-helix domain-containing protein, with protein sequence MSKKEMYPIKEKMSMESLEKRIRYIEYLTKVLTRLYFIKYRYKGFSVEESAKKTGVTKRIGYIWQRRWNRDGYPGLFPKYGGGRPSKLSEEQKYELKNILREKKKWKTSDVKAIIKENFNVDYSLKQVKVIIDSLS encoded by the coding sequence ATGTCAAAAAAAGAAATGTATCCTATTAAAGAAAAGATGAGCATGGAAAGCCTGGAAAAAAGGATAAGATACATTGAATACCTTACAAAAGTTTTGACCAGATTGTACTTCATAAAATATCGATACAAAGGTTTTTCAGTGGAAGAATCTGCAAAAAAAACAGGCGTCACAAAAAGGATTGGCTACATATGGCAGAGAAGATGGAATCGTGATGGATATCCCGGATTATTCCCAAAATATGGGGGTGGCAGACCTTCAAAGCTCAGTGAAGAACAGAAATACGAACTGAAAAATATACTTCGGGAAAAAAAGAAATGGAAAACTTCTGATGTAAAGGCAATTATAAAAGAAAACTTTAATGTGGATTATTCATTAAAACAAGTAAAAGTGATAATTGATTCCTTATCCTGA